From the genome of Ananas comosus cultivar F153 linkage group 18, ASM154086v1, whole genome shotgun sequence, one region includes:
- the LOC109724239 gene encoding 50S ribosomal protein 5 alpha, chloroplastic: MALLHLLTPPLSLTSPPSPSPPRRRALSLAISANLYLRLQQNNPVFNQRFSNGISIPTRFSYGNERSVAVHASSEADAVNETEPESEKSEEAVSVENLPLESKQQMILEQRLKMKLAKKLRLRRKRLVRKRRLRKKGRWPPSKMKKLKNV; encoded by the exons ATGGcgctcctccacctcctcacTCCTCCCCTCTCCTTAACATCacccccttctccttctcctcctcgtcgtcgagCTCTATCCCTCGCCATTTCCGCTAATCTCT ACTTAAGATTACAACAGAATAACCCCGTTTTCAACCAAAGGTTCTCAAATGGGATCAGCATTCCCACTCGCTTTTCTTATGGCAATGAGAGGTCGGTAGCTGTTCATGCTTCTTCGGAGGCTGATGCGGTAAATGAAACCGAACCCGAATCAGAGAAATCAGAGGAAGCAGTATCAGTCGAGAATCTtcctttagaatcaaaacagcAAATGATTCTTGAGCAAAGGTTGAAGATGAAGCTGGCGAAGAAATTAAGGCTTCGACGCAAGCGCCTCGTGCGGAAGCGAAGGCTCAGGAAGAAGGGCAGATGGCCGCCTTCGAAGATGAAGAAGTTGAAGAATGTTTAA